The Coturnix japonica isolate 7356 chromosome 6, Coturnix japonica 2.1, whole genome shotgun sequence genomic sequence TTACCCTTTTGATCCTCACTGCTCAGCCTAATTCCTGCTAGCTGTCTGTTACTTAGCTCACGTATCCTTTGGTTATTCCAGCAAAAGACCAGTTTAGAAGAGTTCAAACAAcacacacttttctttctttctgtttagatTCACAGGAGGGTCCAGAACTTTGTTCTTTAGAAAGAAGAGCATACCCAGTTTCATTTGACTTGCATTTCTTTGAATAGCAAGATAAGGACAAATGCTGGAGCAAACAAAGGATTAAACATTCACAGAATACAGCataggaagcaaaagaaaagttcCAGTTGTTGCTATAAAAACACGTAGGACAGCACTGAGACCTCTAGTAAAAGTGTCCTGTGATGCTGCAGGGCCCTGCACCGGTTTGGAGGAAGGCTGCCACCAAACTAAACATGCACTGGacaattaaaacacagaaagcagtatCCTAAGCACACTGAGATCCTCTGTATAAAACCACAACTCCCTGAAATCCCACAGCCCCAGGTAGCTGCATGGAATGACTAGCCTCAAAGCTCTACTCCAAATGTACATGAAACCTTCAGAGAGACTAGTTGCTGTGTTACATACTCTTCTACAGTTTCAGAGAACAGGAGGTGCTTAGACTGTTTTCCTTTAGCCAAGTGCCATGGAATTACAGCATGACAgttccagtttttcttcttttctcattcttgcTATGCTGCAGCTGGATTATTCTACCCCAAAACCTCACGAACTGCAAATGGTGGAACTGCTATGGACATTAAGCATTATATCCTATTCCATAGTCCCTCCACCCTCCTTTCACAACAACATAAACATCCCTCAGCCCTGTAAGAAAGCAGCACTTCAAGAATTAAAACAGCAAGTTTCTTCCAACACAGAGGTCATTCTCCTTGTTTTATTGTGGTTCAGagctttccattattttatttttgctttcacgGTTTAAGTAACTCAAGGTGAGCAGCAGAGCTACTTAAAGCAAAGACTCTCACTGACATTTTTAACCATGCTTTCATGTAGAAGCAACCTGTTGAGTTCTGATCAGTGACTTGAAAAGACCTTTTCATATTACAAATCTTCTGTGTAAGTCTGCAAGTGCTatcaagaaaactgaagtacATTCCCCATTGCTTCTCAAACTCCATCCATTTCTAAACGTTTGCCTAAAGCTATCCATCTTGAGTAATTCATCAAATCAGTCCTGTGCTCCCATCTCTCTACTTCCATATAAGTGCCTCTAGAGAGTTATGCATGTCTTCTCAAAGAAGTCCTGGATGTTCAGCAGGTTCCCATCTCCAAAATGCTCTTGCAGCTGTTGCCACCACTAGGCATGAGGAATGCACGGTTCCATAGCCAGATCCTTGTACATGGTTTGACAAGACTGTTCAAATGCTGCTAAGTAGAATACACAGCACTGGTTTTCTGCCCTAAGGCACTAATTTGTGTCTCTCTTCTCTATTCCAACCAGCTATTAGTGGGATTTAGTTAGCTTTAAGGTCTTATTTTACTGCCAGATTCAGTGAAATTGCTGTGCTCAAAAGCGAAACAATGGGTCTGCTACACTCCTGATTTACAGGAGAAATAGCTACATCTGATCcaaaggcaattaaaaaaagagatgggaagaatCTGACAGGGTTTTGAAGTGCAAACCTCTATGGAAGCTTTTTGTGATTTCTGGAGATTGGACTTTGACAGAGAGTGATGCTGCAGGTAGAACTGTCATGTGATTTTGTCTCTTCCCACATAAGGAAAATCAACACTGTGAAATATGTACagttctcttttaaaacaaaagattatttctaatttctgtttcaggttCAGTGACTTAGATTTTCAGAATAATTATAAATCAAAGTAGAATTTATGATCTGCATCTCTTTTACAGAAAATCCTACTGGCCTTCCTTCTTGCAGTGGTCATCATAGTGACACAGGGTGATGCTTACTGCTTTACACAACTCTACAAGCCGGGAGAGGCTGAAAAAGGTAGGACAGGGGTAGTCGTCTCACTCAATAGTATTTTCTTGGCTTAGTTCTATGCAGAACTGTTGGGAAGGGCTCAAAATATCAAGCAGGGGCTCAAAATATCAAGGAGGTGGGAGATGTCAAAAAGACCTGGACAGGAGGTTCCAGCACCAGGTTTCCAAAGTTAGGGAAAGAACAAATTTTCACCTAGACTAGATGAAGTTGCAGCAGCATTATTGCTATTGGTGGTAGGTTGCTAATGCTGTTCCTGcacatggagctgcaggtgagAGGATTTCTGAATTCAGTTTGGAAACAAGTTCATGCTCTCAAAATAATACAGGTAATAGCCAGGGGAGCAAAGTGACTTGTTTTACCGTTATCAGGAacaaagattttcagaaaatatacaGTCATTTTGAAACTTTTCAGTCTCTGATGTGAAGGTTTAAAGAATATCTTTTATTGCTGTGTTACACAGGCTGTATGATGGATGGAGTATTGTACCCCTTTGGAGAGATCTCAAGGACAGAAGGTTGTTTcagatgcagctgcagccaATCTGAAATGCACTGCTGCACCCTGTAAGTCTGCTTTGTTACCCATAAAAAGACCACAGCTTTCCATGTGCTAGGAATATATTAGTTTCTAAAGACATGAGAGTATTTCCTCACCCCTCCCAGAGCTGGGGAAAACCACATATATCTTCTGACTCCTTGGCTGTGTTAACCTTGGTTCAATTTTTTCTGACTGGGAGTGGAGACAGGCCCTCCAAGACACATCCAGTTGGTGCTTGCTTTTAATACTGAGTAACGATGAGCTTCTTTTACACTAAGATTAAGTCTTTCTTTGTCAGGGGAtgtaagaggaagaaaggatttCATACCTCACAGTACTTAAGATGCCCCAAAGGGCTCATGGTGATCTGAATCCCCTTCCAGAGATGCTTTTCTGCACTGAACATACAGACTCTCGAGTGACATGGCTCTGGTCTgatgtctctctctctctctctctctctctctccccaacATCCTACTTTCCTCATATCCCACCTTCTTCCAGAGCTGAAATGGAGTGattctgttcttcatcttttctcagGGGACTTCCACATTCCAAACATACAGAAGGCTGTGAAAAAGTACTGGAAAAGAGATAAATAATGATGAAATTGTGCTTATGCCACACTTCAGAGTGCTGTGATAGAAAATTTCTGGGCTAGCACTGAGCGCACTGATACCTCTACACAGCACAATGAAGCAAGATATTTATTGGTTGAGGTCCTGGAAGCTGTAGCTGTGGCTCTAGCTAGGCTGGTCTAAGTCATAGTTCAAGAGATTTCTCACTCAGCACTAGTTTAAGATATAATTGCCAAACCACTGAATTATTGAATTGCTTACTGCTCCATGTCTAACATTTGCTCTCTCTTTGTTGATGACAGCTATACTACTCCTGTGGGTTATGACAAAGAAACATGTAAAGTCATTTTCAATGAGAAGGACTGTAACTATGAGGTGGTGCCAAAGTACCCCTCGAAGG encodes the following:
- the LOC107315914 gene encoding beta-microseminoprotein-like, which gives rise to MKILLAFLLAVVIIVTQGDAYCFTQLYKPGEAEKGCMMDGVLYPFGEISRTEGCFRCSCSQSEMHCCTLYTTPVGYDKETCKVIFNEKDCNYEVVPKYPSKECAWHARVG